A genomic stretch from Lathyrus oleraceus cultivar Zhongwan6 chromosome 2, CAAS_Psat_ZW6_1.0, whole genome shotgun sequence includes:
- the LOC127123741 gene encoding uncharacterized protein LOC127123741, whose translation MPLDIDLNLYLSYEEEEITNVELNVNPSYVDLNVYPSYEEESNVNLNVNHSYEVAEEEYRDDLMNVGLSYEDVFHENEVGTHSSTSHIINHIDISLNETTGNVVNETQPLKKKRSFLDNTQRKIISEILINSSFSTDVIYRIWRQINETGDACHKKTKNYGRKRVEIDFEKIRDISLPKRSTFRSLAKALGIRSKLILEKYVSEEVLRKNSSALKPHMKDDNMKQRLRFCLSMLEETTISHDPIFKSMYNIVHIDEKWFYMSKNSTNYYLLANEDDLYRTCRNKNYIQKVMFLVAVARPIFDDEDNVTFTGKIGGFPLVDKVLARRSSVNQSAGTLETKPITFITKDVSRMFLINKILPAIKEKWPREHACETIFIQQDNAPYHVSLDDEEFRVAASEGGFDIRLTCQPPNSPDLNVLGLDFFSIMQSLQQKKVVNSVDELIQVVENAYESFDIKSSKKNFLTLQSCMVEIMKRKGSNDYKISHMKKDVLFTQGRLPIRLKCDR comes from the exons ATGCCTCTTGATATTGATTTAAATTTATACTTATCatatgaagaagaagaaataaCTAATGTTGAGTTGAATGTAAATCCCTCGTACGTTGACTTGAATGTGTATCCTTCATATGAGGAAGAATCTAATGTTAATTTAAATGTGAATCATTCATATGAAGTAGCAGAAGAAGAATATAGAGATGATTTGATGAATGTTGGTCTATCATATGAAGACGTTTTTCATGAAAATGAGGTTGGAACTCATTCTTCTACCAGTCACATAATCAACCATATTGATATCTCTCTAAATGAGACAACAG GAAATGTTGTTAATGAAACACAACCATTGAAAAAGAAACGTTCTTTTTTGGACAACACGCAGCGGAAAATTATTTCTGAAATATTGATAAATTCAAGCT TCTCTACCGATGTTATTTATCGGATTTGGAGACAGATTAATGAAACAGGTGATGCATGCCACAAGAAAACAAAAAATTATGGTCGTAAAAGAGTTGAGATAGACTTTGAAAAAATTCGTGATATTTCGTTACCTAAGCGTAGCACTTTTCGATCTTTAGCAAAAGCTTTAGGTATTAGAAGCAAGTTAATATTGGAAAAATATGTGAGTGAAGAGGTATTGCGTAAAAATTCAAGCGCATTGAAGCCACATATGAAGGATGATAATATGAAACAACGTCTTAGATTCTGCTTGAGTATGCTTGAGGAGACTACCATTTCTCATGATCCAATTTTTAAATCCATGTATAACATTGTGCACATAGATGAAAAGTGGTTTTATATGTCAAAAAATTCAACAAATTATTACCTTCTTGCAAATGAGGATGATCTATATAGGACTTGCAGAAACAAAAATTATATTCAAAAGGTCATGTTTTTAGTAGCGGTAGCTAGACCCATATTTGATGATGAAGATAATGTGACGTTCACTGGAAAAATTGGTGGGTTTCCCCTAGTCGATAAAGTGCTGGCAAGAAGGTCAAGTGTCAATCAATCAGCAGGGACACTTGAAACAAAACCAATTACTTTTATCACTAAAGATGTCAGTCGAATGTTTTTAATAAACAAGATCTTACCAGCCATCAAAGAAAAATGGCCACGAGAGCATGCATGTGAGACAATTTTTATTCAGCAAGATAATGCACCGTATCATGTTTCTTTAGATGATGAAGAATTTCGTGTAGCAGCTTCTGAAGGAGGTTTTGACATTCGTTTGACTTGTCAACCACCTAATTCTCCCGATTTAAATGTTTTGGGTTTAGATTTCTTTAGTATCATGCAATCATTGCAACAGAAAAAAGTGGTTAATTCAGTTGATGAGCTTATTCAAGTCGTAGAAAATGCTTATGAGTCTTTTGATATCAAAAGTTCAAAAAAGAATTTTCTTACACTTCAATCGTGTATGGTTGAAATTATGAAGAGGAAAGGATCTAATGATTATAAAATTTCTCATATGAAAAAAGATGTATTGTTTACTCAAGGAAGGCTACCCATTCGACTCAAATGTGATAGATAA